The following proteins are encoded in a genomic region of alpha proteobacterium U9-1i:
- a CDS encoding N-carbamoylputrescine amidase, producing MARTIKVAAIQTSYGEDMAANIAKTERFIRDAAKQGAQVILPSELFQGPYFCTTQEEKWFATAHEAKTHPCVTALAPLAKELSVVIPVSIYERDGPAYYNSVVIVDADGAQLGTYRKSHIPDGPGYQEKYYFRPGDTGFKVWHTKHGRIGVGICWDQWFPEAARAMALAGAEVLFYPTAIGSEPHDSSLDTRDPWRRAMQGHAVSNVIPVVASNRIGKEASGQNFYGSSFIADHRGDLVQSFDRTDEGVLVHQFDLDFLDRHRAAWGFFRDRRTEFYR from the coding sequence ATGGCCCGCACCATCAAAGTCGCCGCGATCCAGACCTCGTACGGCGAGGACATGGCCGCGAACATCGCCAAGACCGAGCGCTTCATTCGCGACGCCGCCAAGCAAGGCGCGCAGGTAATCTTGCCGTCGGAACTGTTTCAAGGTCCGTATTTCTGCACGACGCAGGAAGAAAAATGGTTCGCCACCGCCCACGAAGCGAAAACGCATCCGTGCGTCACAGCGCTCGCGCCGCTCGCGAAAGAACTGAGCGTTGTCATTCCTGTCTCGATCTACGAGCGCGACGGGCCGGCCTATTACAATTCCGTGGTCATCGTGGATGCGGACGGCGCGCAACTCGGCACGTATCGCAAGAGCCACATCCCCGATGGCCCCGGCTATCAGGAGAAATACTATTTCCGGCCTGGCGACACCGGCTTCAAGGTTTGGCACACCAAGCACGGCCGCATCGGCGTGGGCATCTGCTGGGACCAATGGTTTCCCGAAGCCGCGCGGGCCATGGCGCTCGCCGGCGCCGAAGTGCTGTTCTATCCCACCGCCATTGGCAGCGAGCCGCACGATAGCTCGCTCGACACGCGCGATCCGTGGCGGCGCGCGATGCAGGGCCACGCCGTGTCGAACGTGATCCCGGTCGTTGCCAGCAATCGCATCGGCAAGGAAGCCAGCGGCCAGAACTTTTACGGCTCAAGTTTCATCGCCGACCATCGCGGCGATCTGGTGCAGAGCTTCGACCGCACGGACGAAGGCGTGCTCGTCCACCAATTCGATCTCGATTTTCTCGACCGCCACCGCGCCGCCTGGGGCTTCTTCCGCGATCGGCGGACGGAGTTTTATCGTTAG
- a CDS encoding TPR repeat, whose amino-acid sequence MLIALAEGQTGRRQAEARASLAMMHNNRGVALFRLGQIERAIEDYTTALSLNASMASAYENRGNAYAAQDNHAAATADYDRAIALNPRRAGALLGRGNARLAAGDAANALNDYNQALALNPGLNAAILNRALAYAALGDGAAALEQFDLALALSPDDANAYYNRGNIFLAQGETARAIADYDQALALSPTLVSAFNNRGNAYWRLADAERAISDYAAALRLRPELTSARENMANICRAIGGDERAIAECEQGGDTEAVPGAAQAEGAIIADSAAELESDDSDPAVAVAQRAARAGRPPEERRFVDTQRGGGACAYCPEMVVAPAGTFRLGSSRYEIGRDSDEGPVQQVRIAAFAVGRFEVTRRQWLACVVAGACTRTNLQTRDLTFPVSDVSWNDAQAYVAWLSRLTGQNYRLLSEAEWEYAARARSRTPWSWGSDQAQSCLYANTWDQSADPSARTPCNDGHPRGGAPVGSLAANAFGLHDMHGNVWEWVEDCYTPAYAPRAGSSQRRRTVTGDVMRPGYGRRDGAATEVSEERCADRVDRGGAWIGDLNDVRSAQRSRHTPTLRAEILGFRVARDLN is encoded by the coding sequence ATGCTGATTGCACTTGCCGAAGGACAGACTGGCCGTCGGCAGGCGGAGGCGCGCGCGAGCCTCGCGATGATGCACAACAATCGTGGCGTCGCTCTGTTTCGGCTTGGCCAGATCGAGCGCGCAATCGAGGATTACACGACCGCCCTGAGCCTCAATGCGTCGATGGCGAGCGCCTACGAAAATCGCGGAAACGCGTACGCCGCGCAGGACAACCACGCGGCGGCGACAGCCGATTACGACCGCGCGATTGCACTGAACCCGAGGCGCGCGGGCGCGTTGCTCGGCCGCGGAAACGCGCGGCTCGCCGCCGGTGACGCCGCGAACGCACTTAACGATTACAATCAAGCGCTGGCGCTGAATCCCGGCCTCAACGCAGCCATTCTTAACCGCGCGCTTGCTTATGCCGCGCTTGGCGATGGCGCTGCGGCGCTCGAGCAATTTGACCTTGCACTCGCGCTCAGTCCCGACGACGCCAACGCCTACTACAACCGCGGCAACATCTTTTTGGCGCAAGGCGAGACGGCCCGCGCCATCGCCGATTACGATCAAGCGCTCGCGCTCAGTCCGACCTTGGTGTCGGCGTTCAATAATCGAGGAAACGCGTATTGGCGTTTAGCCGATGCGGAGCGCGCAATCTCAGACTACGCGGCGGCGTTGCGCCTTCGACCCGAACTTACCAGTGCGCGCGAGAATATGGCCAACATCTGCCGCGCTATCGGCGGGGATGAGCGCGCGATCGCCGAGTGTGAACAGGGCGGTGACACTGAGGCAGTGCCTGGCGCCGCGCAAGCGGAAGGCGCCATCATCGCCGACTCGGCGGCGGAGCTCGAAAGCGACGATTCCGACCCGGCGGTCGCGGTTGCGCAACGCGCCGCGCGAGCGGGGCGCCCGCCGGAGGAGCGCCGCTTTGTCGATACCCAGCGTGGCGGAGGCGCGTGCGCTTATTGCCCCGAAATGGTGGTGGCGCCAGCGGGTACATTTCGCCTGGGCTCCAGCCGCTATGAGATCGGGCGTGATTCTGATGAAGGCCCAGTGCAGCAAGTACGCATCGCCGCGTTCGCAGTGGGACGCTTTGAGGTCACCCGCAGACAATGGCTCGCTTGTGTGGTGGCGGGGGCGTGCACGCGGACAAACCTCCAAACGCGAGACCTGACCTTCCCGGTTTCCGACGTTTCCTGGAACGACGCGCAAGCATACGTCGCGTGGCTGTCGCGACTGACCGGGCAGAACTATAGGCTGTTGTCGGAAGCGGAATGGGAATATGCCGCCCGCGCGCGCTCACGCACGCCTTGGAGCTGGGGCAGCGATCAGGCCCAGTCGTGTCTGTACGCGAACACGTGGGATCAAAGCGCCGATCCGAGCGCCCGCACGCCATGCAACGATGGCCATCCACGTGGCGGGGCGCCAGTCGGCAGCCTGGCCGCGAACGCATTCGGTCTGCACGACATGCACGGCAATGTGTGGGAATGGGTGGAGGATTGCTACACGCCCGCCTACGCGCCGCGCGCCGGAAGCAGCCAGCGCCGACGCACCGTCACAGGCGACGTGATGCGGCCCGGTTACGGTCGGCGGGACGGCGCAGCGACGGAGGTTAGCGAGGAACGTTGCGCCGACCGTGTGGATCGCGGCGGCGCCTGGATCGGCGATTTGAACGACGTACGCTCGGCGCAACGCTCGCGCCACACGCCCACTTTGCGCGCGGAAATCCTGGGTTTTCGCGTCGCACGCGATCTGAACTGA
- a CDS encoding Oar-like outer membrane protein of ompA family has product MFSKKLLASAAVISFAVAGVASAQETTSAVRGNVRSTDGTPVAGAQVVVTHVPTGAVSAEYADASGVFDLRGLRVGGPYTVEVTADDYQGQRLDNVFLQVGTPFRLALDLQPSTEEIVVTATRGGSAVTIGSATSLGRDELDGVATVGRDVRDFARRDPLVTQDVGLRGGGGSGGVSIAGSAPRSNRITVDGMAAGDDFGLVTSGLSTLRGPVSPDAVSQFSVEAVPFDVENGDFTGGALNMVLRQGTNELDGSVFVNYLNEGLVGQRIANNPAATTVSQENYGGFIGGPIIRDRLFAAASYEYYSSLDTTLRGLANEGFANTFNGLGGANTVLTRTDFNNVFNPGVAGQGYVGNYAVASRFPVGDFAQTAPIQDEKGTLRIDWDIMDGQRFWASYRTAESSLIIRDYPANRADLDTSWYAAADTEEVFTAQLNSDWSSAFSTEVRASYRNYERRQAPPSGQEFGAVQICLEPGLGTIVNSATTCTNAANSGRTIIDFGPDSNRHANFLDTTNTQFSASGEYQMGSHLFKAGYQYQGIEVLNLFVAGSDGIFYFDSIDAFNRGEMSRFQYTNTASGDPLDGAAAFAYAINSVFIQDNWDVTDRLSLNYGLRYDFYTSNDEPAENPYFLARNGFSNTITYDGLDVLMPRMSFQYDATDDLRISGGIGLVSGGAPDVFLSNSYSNTGVLTAGVDIRRTTAVNTAGGTCFDNSSGVDLTAAQCAILLNVNKADANLFFDIPSGTIAGTPFSAQTMVTNADPLNPANAGLALANSQTVNALGPNFEIPSEWKANLSFDARWFGFDWGLDIVGTQSHNSVAFTDTKARLLVVPNPTAADILAGVEAGQQFLPDGRPRFDGINMVTAQRTLRGMAQTTNVNANRDIVAYTPDETSWSVVTAVSVGREFDNGINFGLSYARQEGEDFGGYAQFGTTASGFYGEQYADLDLNGSVLGRPNGQITDSFKFDFGWRGTPIGDLESRLTLFGEIRDGRAINFLMVDPVGSRTPTFGVQRSDQLLYVPDLSNCTPGTVAGVAFNCGLVSFDTQDSLNAFRTIVNHFGLSEGIVDKSARNNPDVTQIDLQLSQELPGLMRGHRTRLTFDVANLANLLNDEWGVIREYGDSRAGGRVADAVCATSTGVAAAAGSLVCERYRYSNVTSSVFSPTTGPTINTNESRWLIQVGLRYEF; this is encoded by the coding sequence ATGTTCTCCAAGAAACTGTTGGCCAGTGCGGCCGTGATCAGCTTTGCCGTTGCAGGCGTTGCTTCGGCGCAAGAAACGACGTCCGCGGTTCGCGGCAATGTTCGCTCGACGGACGGCACGCCCGTCGCGGGCGCGCAAGTCGTGGTCACGCACGTGCCAACTGGCGCGGTCAGCGCTGAATATGCGGACGCTTCGGGCGTGTTCGATTTGCGCGGCCTGCGCGTTGGCGGCCCCTACACAGTTGAAGTGACAGCGGACGATTATCAGGGCCAGCGGCTCGACAACGTCTTCCTGCAAGTGGGCACTCCGTTCCGTCTCGCGCTCGACCTTCAGCCCTCCACCGAAGAAATCGTCGTCACCGCGACGCGCGGTGGCTCCGCTGTCACGATCGGATCCGCAACCTCGCTCGGCCGCGATGAACTCGACGGCGTCGCCACCGTTGGCCGCGATGTGCGCGACTTCGCGCGTCGCGATCCGCTGGTCACGCAAGACGTGGGCCTGCGCGGCGGCGGCGGCTCGGGCGGCGTGTCGATCGCCGGCTCCGCGCCGCGCTCGAACCGCATCACCGTTGACGGCATGGCGGCGGGCGACGATTTCGGTCTCGTCACCAGCGGCCTGTCCACATTGCGCGGCCCGGTCTCGCCGGATGCCGTGTCGCAATTCTCGGTGGAAGCCGTTCCGTTTGACGTTGAGAACGGCGACTTCACCGGCGGCGCGCTCAACATGGTGTTGCGCCAAGGCACGAATGAGCTGGATGGCTCGGTGTTCGTCAATTATCTGAACGAAGGCCTGGTTGGCCAACGCATCGCCAACAATCCAGCGGCGACGACCGTGTCGCAGGAAAACTATGGCGGCTTCATCGGCGGGCCGATCATCCGCGACCGCCTGTTCGCCGCCGCTTCCTACGAATATTATTCTTCGCTCGACACGACCTTGCGCGGCCTCGCCAACGAAGGCTTCGCCAACACGTTCAACGGTCTCGGCGGCGCCAATACGGTGCTGACGCGCACGGACTTCAACAACGTGTTCAATCCGGGCGTCGCTGGTCAGGGTTATGTCGGCAATTACGCCGTCGCTTCGCGCTTCCCAGTCGGCGATTTCGCGCAAACGGCGCCGATCCAAGACGAGAAGGGCACGCTGCGCATCGATTGGGACATTATGGATGGCCAGCGTTTCTGGGCGTCTTACCGCACCGCTGAATCTTCGTTGATCATCCGCGATTATCCGGCCAACCGCGCTGACCTCGACACCAGCTGGTACGCCGCCGCGGACACGGAAGAAGTGTTCACGGCTCAGTTGAACTCGGACTGGAGCTCGGCGTTCTCGACCGAAGTGCGCGCCAGCTATCGCAACTATGAGCGCCGGCAAGCGCCGCCGTCGGGCCAGGAATTCGGCGCTGTGCAGATTTGCTTGGAGCCGGGCCTGGGCACGATCGTCAACTCGGCGACCACTTGCACGAACGCCGCCAACTCGGGCCGCACCATTATCGACTTCGGTCCGGACTCAAACCGCCACGCCAACTTCCTCGACACCACGAACACGCAGTTCAGCGCGTCGGGCGAGTACCAAATGGGGTCCCACCTCTTCAAGGCGGGCTACCAGTATCAAGGCATCGAAGTGCTCAACCTGTTCGTCGCGGGTAGCGACGGCATCTTCTATTTCGACAGCATCGACGCGTTCAATCGCGGGGAAATGTCTCGCTTCCAGTACACGAACACAGCCAGCGGCGATCCGCTGGATGGCGCAGCAGCGTTTGCCTATGCGATCAACAGCGTGTTCATCCAAGACAACTGGGATGTCACCGATCGCCTGTCGTTGAACTACGGCCTTCGCTACGACTTCTACACCTCGAACGATGAGCCTGCTGAAAACCCGTACTTCCTCGCTCGCAACGGCTTTTCGAACACGATCACCTACGACGGTCTCGACGTGCTGATGCCGCGTATGTCGTTCCAATACGACGCGACGGACGATCTGCGTATCTCGGGCGGCATCGGCCTCGTTTCCGGCGGCGCGCCGGACGTGTTCTTGTCGAACAGCTATTCGAACACCGGCGTGCTCACCGCCGGCGTCGATATTCGCCGCACGACGGCAGTCAACACCGCTGGCGGCACCTGCTTCGACAACAGCTCGGGCGTCGACCTCACGGCCGCGCAATGCGCGATCCTGCTGAACGTCAACAAAGCTGACGCGAACCTGTTCTTCGACATTCCGTCGGGCACGATCGCCGGCACGCCGTTCAGCGCGCAAACGATGGTGACGAACGCCGACCCGCTGAACCCCGCGAACGCGGGGCTGGCGCTTGCGAACTCTCAGACCGTCAACGCGCTTGGCCCAAACTTCGAAATTCCATCGGAGTGGAAGGCCAATCTCTCCTTCGACGCGCGTTGGTTCGGGTTTGATTGGGGCCTCGATATCGTCGGCACGCAAAGCCACAACTCGGTTGCGTTTACGGACACGAAGGCGCGACTGCTGGTCGTGCCGAACCCGACCGCCGCCGACATTTTGGCTGGCGTCGAAGCTGGGCAGCAATTCCTGCCGGATGGCCGCCCGCGGTTCGACGGCATCAACATGGTGACGGCGCAGCGCACACTGCGCGGCATGGCTCAAACGACCAACGTCAACGCCAACCGTGACATCGTCGCGTACACGCCCGATGAAACCAGCTGGTCGGTCGTAACGGCCGTGTCGGTGGGCCGCGAGTTCGACAACGGCATCAATTTCGGCCTGTCGTATGCGCGCCAGGAAGGTGAAGATTTCGGCGGCTATGCCCAATTCGGCACCACCGCCAGCGGCTTCTACGGAGAGCAATACGCCGATCTCGACCTGAACGGCTCGGTGCTCGGGCGTCCGAATGGCCAAATCACCGATAGCTTCAAGTTCGACTTCGGCTGGCGCGGTACGCCGATCGGCGATCTGGAATCGCGCCTGACGCTGTTCGGTGAAATCCGTGACGGCCGCGCCATCAACTTCCTGATGGTCGATCCAGTTGGCTCGCGTACGCCGACCTTCGGCGTGCAACGATCCGACCAATTGCTGTACGTGCCGGATCTGAGCAACTGCACTCCCGGAACAGTGGCTGGCGTCGCTTTCAATTGCGGCCTGGTTTCATTCGATACGCAGGACAGCCTCAACGCCTTCCGCACGATCGTGAATCATTTCGGCCTGAGCGAAGGCATCGTCGACAAGAGCGCGCGCAACAATCCGGACGTCACGCAGATCGACCTGCAGCTCAGTCAAGAGCTCCCAGGCCTGATGCGTGGTCACCGCACGCGTCTCACGTTTGACGTGGCGAACCTGGCCAACCTGCTGAACGACGAATGGGGCGTGATCCGCGAGTACGGCGATAGCCGTGCAGGCGGCCGCGTTGCCGACGCTGTCTGCGCGACGTCGACGGGTGTGGCGGCTGCTGCCGGTAGCCTCGTTTGCGAGCGCTATCGCTACTCGAACGTCACCAGCAGCGTGTTCAGCCCAACCACGGGTCCGACCATCAACACCAACGAATCGCGTTGGCTGATCCAAGTCGGTCTGCGCTACGAGTTCTGA
- a CDS encoding phosphogluconate dehydratase, which yields MPSLNSTLEAVTDRIVQRSAKRRRRYLDLIDAYDASVPARTRLADANQAHGFAGCAAMDKGLLKEGKWPNIGIVTAYNDMLSAHQPYERYPELLRNAARKAGATAQVAGGVPAMCDGVTQGFEGMELSLFSRDVIALSTAVSLSHATFDAALLLGICDKIVPGLLIGALRFPWLPVILVPGGPMPSGLPNKEKARLRQLFAEGKIGRAELLEAESQSYHSPGTCTFYGTANSNQMMMELMGLHLPGAAFVNPNTPLRDALTEAAATRAANITGIGDDYRPIGRVIDEKAIVNAMVGLMATGGSTNHFIHLPAIARAAGLEIDWSDFAELSGVTPLMTRIYPNGAADVNHFHAAGGMGFVTRELLDAGLLHADIATVGGESLHAYAQEPFLIGETLAWRDAPAKSEDENVLRGVRAPFESDGGLRLMQGGLGRAVVKTSAVLPEHRVVEAPAAVFDSQAEAQAAFKRGDLDRDVVVIVRGQGPRANGMPELHKLSPMLSSLLDRGFKVALVTDGRMSGASGKVTAAIHVTPEAAEGGPIAKVRDGDVLRVDGEAGVLDVIAPSDWQTRAPSQLDLASNARGLARELFTLFRGAACSAEQGGSAFPDYDPI from the coding sequence ATGCCGAGCCTCAATTCCACCCTTGAAGCCGTTACTGACCGAATCGTGCAGCGTTCCGCGAAGCGCCGGCGGCGCTATCTCGATCTGATCGATGCTTACGACGCATCCGTTCCAGCGCGAACGCGCCTCGCCGACGCAAACCAAGCGCACGGCTTCGCCGGCTGTGCGGCGATGGACAAAGGGCTGCTCAAAGAGGGCAAGTGGCCGAACATCGGCATCGTCACCGCCTACAACGACATGCTCAGCGCGCATCAGCCGTATGAGCGCTATCCCGAACTCCTGCGCAACGCCGCGCGAAAGGCCGGCGCGACGGCGCAAGTCGCCGGCGGCGTACCGGCCATGTGCGACGGCGTCACGCAGGGCTTCGAGGGCATGGAGCTGTCGCTGTTCTCGCGCGATGTGATCGCATTGAGCACGGCGGTGTCGCTCTCGCATGCAACTTTTGACGCTGCTTTGCTGCTCGGCATCTGCGACAAGATCGTGCCGGGCCTGCTGATCGGCGCGCTGCGTTTTCCGTGGTTGCCAGTGATCCTCGTGCCTGGCGGACCGATGCCGTCCGGCTTGCCGAACAAAGAGAAGGCGCGGCTCCGTCAATTGTTCGCTGAGGGTAAGATTGGCCGCGCCGAGTTGCTCGAAGCCGAAAGCCAAAGTTACCACTCGCCGGGCACGTGCACCTTCTACGGCACCGCGAACTCCAATCAGATGATGATGGAGCTGATGGGGCTACATTTGCCGGGCGCGGCGTTCGTCAATCCCAATACGCCGCTGCGCGATGCGCTCACGGAGGCGGCCGCGACCCGTGCTGCAAACATCACGGGAATCGGCGATGACTATCGCCCGATCGGCCGCGTGATCGATGAAAAGGCGATCGTCAACGCCATGGTCGGCCTCATGGCGACGGGCGGATCGACCAACCATTTCATCCATCTGCCGGCCATCGCGCGCGCGGCGGGCCTTGAGATCGATTGGAGCGATTTCGCAGAGCTTTCCGGGGTCACGCCTTTGATGACGCGGATCTACCCCAACGGCGCCGCCGACGTGAACCATTTCCACGCCGCCGGCGGCATGGGTTTCGTTACGCGTGAATTGTTGGACGCAGGTTTGCTGCATGCGGACATCGCCACCGTGGGCGGTGAAAGCCTTCACGCTTACGCACAAGAACCGTTTCTCATCGGCGAGACTTTGGCGTGGCGCGATGCACCGGCGAAGAGCGAGGACGAAAACGTGCTGCGTGGCGTGCGTGCGCCGTTTGAAAGCGATGGCGGTTTGCGCTTGATGCAAGGCGGCTTGGGGCGCGCCGTGGTGAAAACATCCGCCGTGCTGCCGGAACATCGCGTCGTTGAAGCGCCAGCGGCGGTGTTCGATTCACAGGCTGAGGCGCAAGCCGCGTTCAAACGCGGCGATCTCGATCGCGACGTTGTTGTGATCGTGCGTGGGCAGGGCCCGCGCGCCAATGGCATGCCAGAGCTGCACAAGCTGTCGCCGATGTTGTCGTCGCTGCTAGATCGTGGCTTCAAGGTCGCGCTCGTTACTGATGGCCGCATGTCCGGCGCCAGCGGCAAGGTCACCGCGGCGATCCACGTTACGCCCGAAGCCGCCGAAGGCGGGCCGATCGCCAAAGTACGCGACGGCGATGTGTTGCGCGTCGATGGCGAGGCCGGCGTGCTCGACGTGATCGCGCCGAGTGATTGGCAAACCCGGGCGCCCTCGCAACTCGATCTCGCTAGCAACGCGCGCGGCCTCGCGCGCGAGCTTTTCACGCTCTTTCGCGGCGCCGCCTGCAGCGCCGAACAAGGCGGCAGCGCTTTTCCAGACTACGATCCGATCTAA
- a CDS encoding glucose-6-phosphate 1-dehydrogenase, which produces MAEFIPVPAFDLVVFGATGDLSLRKLFPALLHRYLDGQIPENSRIVGAARGEMSTEAFRDIVQEARVKFAPDACADAKKCDAFLKLITYVQLDASAPADKWSGLSTALEGGGEKVRVFYLATAPALFVTIAQRLGETGLATPASRIVLEKPIGRDLASARAVNDGVGRVFDEHRIFRIDHYLGKETVQNLLVLRFANQLIEPVWNRDHIDHVQITVAEQIGVEGRGDYYDKSGALRDMVQNHLLQLLCLVALESPNSMDADAIRAEKLKVLSALKRIGAKDAASKTVRGQYRAGLVGGEAVPAYSDEISGKTSSTETFVAIKAEVDNWRWAGVPFYLRTGKRMSARRSEIVVQFKPTPVNIFGAGGPDRLVLRLQPDEAVDLWINIKEPGPGGLRVRQVPLNVSYAELNVRYPDAYERLLLDVVRGNLSLFMRRDEVEAAWGWAEALLAAWDGAEPQPYNAGTNGPLASALLLDRDQRAWWDPE; this is translated from the coding sequence ATGGCTGAATTCATTCCCGTCCCCGCGTTCGACCTCGTGGTTTTCGGCGCCACCGGCGATCTGTCGCTCCGCAAACTGTTCCCGGCATTGCTGCATCGCTATCTCGACGGCCAAATCCCCGAGAATTCCCGCATCGTCGGCGCGGCACGTGGTGAAATGAGCACCGAGGCGTTTCGGGACATCGTTCAGGAAGCCCGCGTCAAGTTCGCCCCCGATGCTTGCGCAGACGCCAAGAAGTGCGACGCGTTCTTGAAGCTCATCACTTATGTCCAGCTTGACGCCAGCGCTCCGGCGGACAAGTGGTCGGGCCTGTCAACGGCGCTTGAAGGCGGTGGCGAAAAGGTGCGCGTGTTCTACCTCGCAACCGCGCCGGCGCTGTTCGTCACCATCGCGCAGCGTTTGGGTGAGACGGGGCTCGCGACGCCGGCGTCGAGGATTGTGCTCGAAAAGCCGATCGGCCGCGATCTCGCATCGGCGCGCGCGGTGAACGACGGCGTTGGGAGGGTTTTCGACGAACACCGCATTTTCCGCATCGATCACTATCTCGGCAAAGAGACGGTGCAAAATCTTCTGGTTTTGCGGTTCGCCAATCAATTGATCGAGCCCGTGTGGAATCGCGACCACATCGACCACGTGCAGATCACGGTTGCCGAGCAGATTGGCGTCGAGGGCAGGGGGGACTATTACGACAAGTCAGGCGCGCTGCGGGACATGGTGCAGAACCATCTCCTACAATTGCTTTGCCTTGTAGCGCTCGAGAGCCCGAACTCGATGGATGCGGACGCGATCCGCGCCGAGAAGCTCAAGGTGCTGTCCGCGCTGAAGCGTATCGGCGCGAAAGACGCTGCGTCGAAAACTGTACGCGGCCAATATCGCGCCGGCCTTGTCGGTGGCGAAGCCGTGCCCGCGTATAGCGATGAGATCAGTGGCAAGACGTCCAGCACAGAGACCTTCGTCGCCATCAAAGCCGAGGTCGACAATTGGCGGTGGGCTGGCGTGCCATTCTATCTGCGTACCGGAAAACGCATGAGCGCGCGCCGCTCCGAAATCGTGGTTCAGTTCAAACCGACGCCGGTGAACATTTTCGGCGCCGGCGGACCTGATCGCCTAGTGTTGCGCTTGCAGCCGGATGAAGCCGTCGACCTTTGGATCAACATCAAGGAGCCCGGCCCGGGCGGGCTGCGCGTACGGCAAGTGCCGCTGAACGTCAGCTATGCCGAACTCAACGTACGCTACCCGGATGCGTATGAACGGCTGTTATTGGATGTCGTGCGCGGCAACCTTTCGCTGTTCATGCGCCGCGACGAAGTAGAGGCCGCGTGGGGCTGGGCCGAAGCTCTGCTTGCGGCGTGGGACGGCGCGGAACCGCAGCCCTACAACGCGGGCACCAACGGCCCGCTGGCAAGCGCGCTGCTTTTGGACCGAGACCAACGCGCCTGGTGGGATCCGGAGTGA
- a CDS encoding agmatine deiminase, translating to MSHIPPEWAPHKAIWTAWPSAADLWGEDLEPARAEVAAMIRALAEDTTHGEGDRMRVLAMGREAEASAKLQLAGAAEIIQGRFGDIWFRDTGPIFDGRGGARAFQFNGWGGKYVLPFDPEVATQIVDAAQVDMKRYAFILEGGAIEMDGEGTLITTRQCLLNPNRNPGWDEDAAEDHLTAALGVEKILWLDEGLANDHTDGHIDNLARFVAPGRVVVQQAWGKDDPNAEVLDEIALTLAAMKDAKGRKLDVVRIPSPGLVVDEDGDAIPASHMNFLIGNSTVVVPIYSGSGDDAVNALSRLFPTRRVIGLSSHAILTGGGSFHCITQQEPA from the coding sequence ATGTCTCATATCCCGCCCGAATGGGCGCCGCACAAGGCGATCTGGACCGCTTGGCCCTCCGCCGCCGACCTTTGGGGCGAGGATCTCGAGCCCGCGCGCGCCGAAGTCGCCGCCATGATCCGCGCGCTGGCGGAGGACACCACGCACGGTGAGGGCGACCGCATGCGCGTGCTCGCCATGGGCCGTGAGGCCGAAGCCAGCGCCAAGTTGCAGCTCGCCGGCGCCGCTGAAATCATCCAAGGCCGCTTCGGCGACATCTGGTTCCGTGACACCGGGCCCATCTTCGACGGCCGCGGCGGCGCGCGCGCGTTCCAGTTCAACGGCTGGGGCGGCAAATACGTGTTGCCGTTCGATCCCGAAGTCGCGACGCAAATCGTCGACGCCGCGCAGGTGGATATGAAGCGCTACGCTTTCATTCTCGAAGGCGGCGCCATCGAGATGGACGGCGAAGGCACGCTCATCACCACGCGCCAATGCCTGCTCAACCCAAACCGCAATCCAGGCTGGGACGAAGACGCCGCCGAGGATCACCTCACCGCAGCGCTCGGCGTCGAGAAAATCCTCTGGCTCGATGAAGGCCTCGCCAACGATCACACCGACGGCCACATCGACAATCTCGCGCGCTTCGTCGCGCCGGGCCGCGTCGTCGTGCAGCAAGCCTGGGGCAAGGACGATCCGAACGCCGAGGTACTCGACGAAATCGCTCTCACGCTCGCGGCGATGAAGGACGCGAAGGGCCGCAAGCTCGACGTGGTGCGCATTCCCTCGCCAGGCCTCGTGGTCGACGAAGACGGCGACGCCATTCCCGCGAGTCACATGAATTTCCTGATCGGCAATTCAACCGTGGTGGTGCCGATCTATTCCGGCAGTGGCGACGACGCCGTCAACGCGCTCTCGAGACTGTTCCCCACACGGCGCGTCATTGGCTTGAGCTCACATGCCATCCTCACCGGCGGCGGCAGCTTCCATTGCATCACGCAGCAGGAGCCAGCGTGA